The proteins below are encoded in one region of Mangifera indica cultivar Alphonso chromosome 7, CATAS_Mindica_2.1, whole genome shotgun sequence:
- the LOC123221272 gene encoding DEAD-box ATP-dependent RNA helicase 50 isoform X2, whose product MMVVKAPLPLQLVPCPSPSSSSSRKSNRSFMKKCVSNYRVFVVRSSYSSKPLKTAGAYQVVDDETGEKLIVWGGAGDEPSIPPNHLLHSSNWNPNPSQQTADNDSSMPSAASFSRLKAQRVRALANKISSTRKKVSQPEDQHSQSERHSLGKNKIVNSLKEVQRFSTADIEPITAARHHMDDSNVPVECGVSDNQIEPAGLRKSDAQADEAGFLVPRASNAYLRGWGNGGSIHNFKSESKDLPKQRRKFSTDTDFFSRKSFKELGCADYMIESLKRQNFLRPSRIQAMAFTPAIAGKSCIIADQSGSGKTLAYLLPVIQHLREEELQGLSKSASRSPRVIIMVPTAELASQVLNNCRSISKFGVPFRSMVVTGGFRQRTQLENLQQGVDVLIATPGRIMFLIKQEILQLSTLKCAVLDEVDILFNDDDFEVALQTLISSAPVTSQYLFVTATLPVAIYNKLVEVFPDCEVIVGPSMHRISSGLEEVLVDCSGDNETDKTQETAFLNKKSALLQLVEESPVAKTIVFCNKIETCRKVENVLKRFDRKGTQVRVLPFHAALEQGSRLANMKEFTNSHYKEGCLFLVCTDRASRGIDFAGVDHVILFDFPRDPSEYVRRVGRTARGAGGKGRAFIFVVGKQVSLARKIMERNRKGHPLHDVPSAFELVG is encoded by the exons ATGATGGTGGTAAAAGCTCCTCTTCCTTTACAGCTTGTTCCTTGTCCGTCTCCTTCCTCTTCGTCGTCAAGGAAGAGCAACAGAAGCTTTATGAAGAAATGTGTCAGCAATTACAGAGTTTTTGTAGTTAGAAGTAGTTACAGTAGTAAGCCCTTGAAAACTGCAGGTGCTTATCAAGTTGTCGACGATGAGACTGGCGAGAAATTGATAGTTTGGGGAGGAGCTGGCGATGAACCTTCCATCCCTCCCAACCATCTACTCCACTCTTCTAATTGGAATCCTAACCCTTCTCAACAAACTGCAG ACAATGATTCTTCTATGCCATCCGCTGCAAGCTTTTCAAGATTGAAAGCTCAGAGAGTAAGAGCTCTTGCCAATAAAATTTCTTCGACAAGAAAAAAAGTTAGCCAACCTGAAGACCAACATTCGCAATCTGAACGCCACTCCTTGGGGAAGAACAAGATTGTAAATTCCCTCAAAGAAGTGCAAAGATTTTCAACAGCAGATATTGAACCAATTACTGCGGCAAGGCATCACATGGACGATTCTAACGTGCCTGTGGAATGTGGTGTCTCAGATAATCAGATTGAACCGGCTGGACTTCGTAAGTCTGATGCCCAGGCAGATGAAGCTGGGTTTCTAGTTCCTAGAGCCTCTAATGCTTACTTGAGAGGATGGGGCAATGGAGGGTCAATTCATAACTTCAAATCTGAATCAAAAGACCTCCCAAAGCAACGACGTAAATTCTCCACTGATACAGACTTTTTTAGTCGAAAATCCTTTAAAGAGTTGGGATGCGCTGATTATATGATTGAATCCTTAAAACGACAAAATTTCCTGCGTCCTTCACGAATTCAG GCCATGGCATTTACTCCTGCTATTGCAGGAAAGAGCTGTATTATAGCTGATCAAAGTGGATCAGGGAAGACACTGGCATATCTTCTGCCTGTGATTCAACATCTTAGGGAAGAAGAACTCCAAGGACTTAGCAAATCCGCTTCTAGAAGTCCTCGAGTAATTATCATGGTACCAACTGCTGAGTTGGCTTCTCAG GTTTTGAATAATTGTCGATCAATATCTAAATTTGGAGTTCCATTCCGGTCTATGGTTGTGACTGGTGGTTTTCGACAGAGAACTCAGTTAGAAAATCTTCAACAAGGTGTTGATGTTTTAATAGCCACACCTGGTCGTATCATGTTCCTTATTAAACAAGAAATCTTGCAGCTCAGCACTCTTAAATG TGCTGTGTTGGATGAGGTGGATATACTCtttaatgatgatgattttgaagtagCACTGCAAACTTTGATAAGCTCTGCACCTGTCACCTCCCAATATCTATTTGTGACGGCAACTTTACCAGTAGCTATATATAACAAGCTAGTTGAGGTTTTTCCTGATTGTGAAGTTATCGTGGGACCCAGCATGCACCGGATAAGCTCAGGCCTTGAAGAG GTTCTTGTGGATTGCAGTGGAGATAATGAAACAGATAAAACTCAAGAAACCGCTTTTCTCAACAAGAAATCTGCTCTTCTGCAGCTGGTTGAGGAAAGTCCAGTTGCAAAGACAATTGTTTTCTGTAACAAG ATTGAGACATGCAGGAAAGTTGAGAATGTATTAAAACGCTTTGATAGAAAAGGAACTCAAGTACGGGTTCTACCATTTCATGCTGCATTGGAGCAAGGGTCTCGGCTAGCAAATATGAAGGAGTTCACTAATTCACATTATAAAGAAGGATGCTTGTTTTTGGTTTGCACTGATAG AGCATCACGTGGAATTGACTTTGCTGGCGTGGATCATGTCATACTCTTTGACTTCCCACGTGATCCAAGTGAATATGTGCGTCGTGTTGGAAGAACTGCCAGAGGTGCTGGAGGAAAGGGAAGGGCATTTATATTTGTGGTTGGCAAGCAAGTTTCGCTTGCTCGAAAGATAATGGAAAGAAATCGGAAGGGTCATCCACTGCATGATGTGCCATCGGCATTTGAGCTTGTGGGTTGA
- the LOC123221272 gene encoding DEAD-box ATP-dependent RNA helicase 50 isoform X1, whose translation MMVVKAPLPLQLVPCPSPSSSSSRKSNRSFMKKCVSNYRVFVVRSSYSSKPLKTAGAYQVVDDETGEKLIVWGGAGDEPSIPPNHLLHSSNWNPNPSQQTAVATDNDSSMPSAASFSRLKAQRVRALANKISSTRKKVSQPEDQHSQSERHSLGKNKIVNSLKEVQRFSTADIEPITAARHHMDDSNVPVECGVSDNQIEPAGLRKSDAQADEAGFLVPRASNAYLRGWGNGGSIHNFKSESKDLPKQRRKFSTDTDFFSRKSFKELGCADYMIESLKRQNFLRPSRIQAMAFTPAIAGKSCIIADQSGSGKTLAYLLPVIQHLREEELQGLSKSASRSPRVIIMVPTAELASQVLNNCRSISKFGVPFRSMVVTGGFRQRTQLENLQQGVDVLIATPGRIMFLIKQEILQLSTLKCAVLDEVDILFNDDDFEVALQTLISSAPVTSQYLFVTATLPVAIYNKLVEVFPDCEVIVGPSMHRISSGLEEVLVDCSGDNETDKTQETAFLNKKSALLQLVEESPVAKTIVFCNKIETCRKVENVLKRFDRKGTQVRVLPFHAALEQGSRLANMKEFTNSHYKEGCLFLVCTDRASRGIDFAGVDHVILFDFPRDPSEYVRRVGRTARGAGGKGRAFIFVVGKQVSLARKIMERNRKGHPLHDVPSAFELVG comes from the exons ATGATGGTGGTAAAAGCTCCTCTTCCTTTACAGCTTGTTCCTTGTCCGTCTCCTTCCTCTTCGTCGTCAAGGAAGAGCAACAGAAGCTTTATGAAGAAATGTGTCAGCAATTACAGAGTTTTTGTAGTTAGAAGTAGTTACAGTAGTAAGCCCTTGAAAACTGCAGGTGCTTATCAAGTTGTCGACGATGAGACTGGCGAGAAATTGATAGTTTGGGGAGGAGCTGGCGATGAACCTTCCATCCCTCCCAACCATCTACTCCACTCTTCTAATTGGAATCCTAACCCTTCTCAACAAACTGCAG TTGCTACAGACAATGATTCTTCTATGCCATCCGCTGCAAGCTTTTCAAGATTGAAAGCTCAGAGAGTAAGAGCTCTTGCCAATAAAATTTCTTCGACAAGAAAAAAAGTTAGCCAACCTGAAGACCAACATTCGCAATCTGAACGCCACTCCTTGGGGAAGAACAAGATTGTAAATTCCCTCAAAGAAGTGCAAAGATTTTCAACAGCAGATATTGAACCAATTACTGCGGCAAGGCATCACATGGACGATTCTAACGTGCCTGTGGAATGTGGTGTCTCAGATAATCAGATTGAACCGGCTGGACTTCGTAAGTCTGATGCCCAGGCAGATGAAGCTGGGTTTCTAGTTCCTAGAGCCTCTAATGCTTACTTGAGAGGATGGGGCAATGGAGGGTCAATTCATAACTTCAAATCTGAATCAAAAGACCTCCCAAAGCAACGACGTAAATTCTCCACTGATACAGACTTTTTTAGTCGAAAATCCTTTAAAGAGTTGGGATGCGCTGATTATATGATTGAATCCTTAAAACGACAAAATTTCCTGCGTCCTTCACGAATTCAG GCCATGGCATTTACTCCTGCTATTGCAGGAAAGAGCTGTATTATAGCTGATCAAAGTGGATCAGGGAAGACACTGGCATATCTTCTGCCTGTGATTCAACATCTTAGGGAAGAAGAACTCCAAGGACTTAGCAAATCCGCTTCTAGAAGTCCTCGAGTAATTATCATGGTACCAACTGCTGAGTTGGCTTCTCAG GTTTTGAATAATTGTCGATCAATATCTAAATTTGGAGTTCCATTCCGGTCTATGGTTGTGACTGGTGGTTTTCGACAGAGAACTCAGTTAGAAAATCTTCAACAAGGTGTTGATGTTTTAATAGCCACACCTGGTCGTATCATGTTCCTTATTAAACAAGAAATCTTGCAGCTCAGCACTCTTAAATG TGCTGTGTTGGATGAGGTGGATATACTCtttaatgatgatgattttgaagtagCACTGCAAACTTTGATAAGCTCTGCACCTGTCACCTCCCAATATCTATTTGTGACGGCAACTTTACCAGTAGCTATATATAACAAGCTAGTTGAGGTTTTTCCTGATTGTGAAGTTATCGTGGGACCCAGCATGCACCGGATAAGCTCAGGCCTTGAAGAG GTTCTTGTGGATTGCAGTGGAGATAATGAAACAGATAAAACTCAAGAAACCGCTTTTCTCAACAAGAAATCTGCTCTTCTGCAGCTGGTTGAGGAAAGTCCAGTTGCAAAGACAATTGTTTTCTGTAACAAG ATTGAGACATGCAGGAAAGTTGAGAATGTATTAAAACGCTTTGATAGAAAAGGAACTCAAGTACGGGTTCTACCATTTCATGCTGCATTGGAGCAAGGGTCTCGGCTAGCAAATATGAAGGAGTTCACTAATTCACATTATAAAGAAGGATGCTTGTTTTTGGTTTGCACTGATAG AGCATCACGTGGAATTGACTTTGCTGGCGTGGATCATGTCATACTCTTTGACTTCCCACGTGATCCAAGTGAATATGTGCGTCGTGTTGGAAGAACTGCCAGAGGTGCTGGAGGAAAGGGAAGGGCATTTATATTTGTGGTTGGCAAGCAAGTTTCGCTTGCTCGAAAGATAATGGAAAGAAATCGGAAGGGTCATCCACTGCATGATGTGCCATCGGCATTTGAGCTTGTGGGTTGA